A genomic region of Papaver somniferum cultivar HN1 chromosome 7, ASM357369v1, whole genome shotgun sequence contains the following coding sequences:
- the LOC113296194 gene encoding B3 domain-containing protein At1g49475-like: protein MAELPKKFVRLFGAELGKAGLIEDPTGKIWPVELRRAKAEVYFQSGWHEFMDYFSISVGHFLIFRYEGDSQFHVSICDETACEIEYPYRHGEDVDESVSEGVSMENMDVPFQSAANARTAANRTRPSCRRHDSASKRRFEDYRC, encoded by the coding sequence atggCAGAGCTTCCAAAAAAGTTTGTTAGGTTATTCGGGGCAGAGCTAGGTAAAGCTGGACTAATCGAGGATCCGACGGGTAAGATTTGGCCTGTAGAATTACGGAGAGCCAAAGCCGAGGTTTACTTCCAGAGTGGTTGGCATGAGTTCATGGACTACTTCTCTATTTCTGTTGGGCATTTTTTGATTTTCAGGTACGAAGGGGATTCGCAATTTCATGTATCTATATGTGATGAGACTGCCTGTGAGATAGAATACCCATATCGTCATGGGGAGGATGTCGATGAATCCGTTTCAGAAGGAGTATCTATGGAAAATATGGATGTTCCCTTTCAATCCGCAGCTAATGCACGCACTGCAGCTAACAGAACTAGACCCAGTTGTCGTCGCCATGATTCTGCAAGTAAACGTAGATTTGAAGATTATCGATGTTAG
- the LOC113296193 gene encoding F-box/LRR-repeat protein At3g59190-like codes for MVEKRNKDRISELPDTLIHHILSFLNIGHVLRTSFLSRRWRYLWVSLRISDHSMDRMDWNVEDSFKALNRYIIFVDRLLLLRDSSSDIQTLELRWENVGNFKSDLGFKYDVSRHVATWIMAAVKHNVQELNLTLFLREMIKLPDCLFTCKSLTKLSVHGFGRELTSFGLPDVAVYNFSRLRYLELKGVSLADENLTCKFFSSCPVLESLVLADCSISFNFSSLSLKHFHLDNCESIDYFDITIKLSAPNLTSLVCKDYMSQDYSLKNLSSLVTADIGMTMSDGYRLEETPKAISELSRDVKELYGARMIEFIRAVPNVTDLTLSSPGFLEVVAWVSSNCLNAIAYLVRISPNIESICLTIEQTELNANNTGGDWIVGSPFPCLHYLKFVQIQGIQGCFNELKFLQILLKKAIILEKVKLFCCKRDSPDRTKQMMQFKDMLPAFPSTSSSVSISMQL; via the exons ATGGTGGAGAAACGTAACAAAGATAGAATCAGCGAATTACCTGATACGTTAATCCATCACATTCTGTCTTTCCTAAACATTGGACATGTTCTACGAACCTCTTTTCTGTCGAGAAGATGGAGGTATCTCTGGGTTTCTCTAAGAATATCCGATCACTCTATGGATCGGATGGATTGGAATGTGGAAGACTCTTTTAAAGCCTTGAACAGATATATTATTTTTGTGGATAGATTACTACTTCTGCGTGATAGTTCATCAGATATCCAGACCTTGGAACTTAGATGGGAAAAcgttggtaacttcaaaagtgaTTTGGGTTTTAAGTACGACGTTTCAAGACATGTCGCAACATGGATTATGGCTGCTGTTAAGCATAATGTTCAAGAGCTAAATCTTACTTTGTTTCTAAGAGAGATGATTAAATTGCCCGACTGTTTGTTCACCTGCAAATCACTGACAAAGTTAAGTGTTCATGGGTTTGGCAGGGAGTTGACATCCTTTGGTCTGCCTGATGTTGCTGTGTATAATTTCTCTCGGCTAAGATATCTGGAGCTTAAGGGAGTCTCACTTGCGGATGAAAACTTAACTTGTAAGTTTTTTTCAAGCTGCCCAGTTTTAGAGTCATTGGTGTTAGCAGACTGCAGTATAAGTTTCAACTTTTCATCTCTTAGTCTTAAACACTTTCACCTGGACAATTGTGAGTCTATTGATTACTTTGACATCACTATTAAGTTATCTGCTCCAAATCTCACATCCCTTGTCTGCAAAGATTATATGTCACAAGACTATTCCTTAAAGAACCTTTCTTCTCTGGTCACCGCTGATATTGGAATGACAATGAGCGACGGTTATAGACTGGAAGAAACGCCGAAAGCTATTTCAGAGCTTTCTAGAGATGTTAAAGAGTTGTACGGTGCTCGAATGATAGAATTTATAAGAGCGGTACCCAACGTGACAGATCTCACGTTGTCCTCACCTGGGTTCCTCGAG GTTGTAGCATGGGTGTCAAGTAACTGCTTGAATGCGATAGCATACTTGGTCAGGATTTCCCCTAATATTGAATCTATTTGCTTAACAATTGAGCAG ACAGAGTTAAATGCAAACAATACAGGAGGTGATTGGATAGTAGGGTCGCCATTTCCTTGCCTGCACTACCTCAAGTTTGTTCAAATTCAGGGTATCCAAGGATGTTTTAATGAACTCAAGTTTTTACAAATTTTGTTAAAGAAAGCCATAATCTTGGAGAAAGTAAAGCTTTTCTGTTGTAAAAGAGACTCACCTGATAGAACCAAACAAATGATGCAATTCAAAGACATGCTACCTGCATTTCCTAGTACTTCTTCAAGTGTCTCAATCTCAATGCAGTTGTAG